The following proteins come from a genomic window of Aquimarina sp. MAR_2010_214:
- a CDS encoding CsgG/HfaB family protein, translating to MYHKFYKVIVVISCAFLLHGCGTYFNQPITIENARIGEDTEVTKTLRDFPPPVEPVVVGVYKFRDQTGQYKPTENGSTFSTAVTQGATTILIKALEDSKWFVPIERENLSNLLNERNIIRSTRKEYRKTKNTNEPQLPPLLYAGIILEGGIVSYDSNIITGGLGARYFGVGASTQYRQDRITIYLRAVSTSSGKILKTVYVSKTILSQALDANFFRYIKFKRLLEAETGFTKNEPAQMAVSEAIEKAVESLIVEGIEDKLWAVNAESDAVNTLIEKYKAEKYEAQNTALYDRYFKERRAKISAFLKGGTALVSGDYNNPELTYSAKIGARWYFNPYLNVNASINKFELTNQNAFSKGFNAFDLNTELSLLPFDKLSPFLFGGVGVVNNDDFDTTLFKFQYGGGVEYLISDKIGISVGATHNLVLSDELDGVVQGKRDDQYFNFSFGLNWYFGSPVKANRKSRLQKQERNVELRELRKRNREIRKEGIILEDKNK from the coding sequence ATGTATCATAAATTTTATAAAGTAATCGTAGTAATTTCTTGCGCATTTTTATTACATGGATGTGGGACGTATTTTAATCAACCTATAACTATCGAAAATGCCAGAATAGGTGAGGATACAGAGGTAACAAAAACATTACGAGATTTCCCACCACCAGTAGAGCCTGTTGTTGTTGGGGTATATAAATTTAGAGATCAGACAGGGCAGTATAAGCCCACAGAGAATGGAAGCACTTTTAGTACAGCTGTTACTCAAGGAGCAACAACAATTTTGATCAAAGCACTCGAAGATTCTAAGTGGTTTGTGCCTATCGAAAGAGAAAATCTAAGCAACTTACTTAATGAACGTAATATTATACGTTCTACAAGAAAAGAATATAGAAAAACCAAAAACACTAACGAACCACAATTACCACCATTATTATATGCAGGGATTATCCTCGAAGGAGGTATTGTATCTTATGATTCTAATATCATTACAGGTGGATTAGGGGCAAGATATTTTGGTGTAGGAGCTTCTACTCAATATCGACAAGATAGAATTACAATTTACCTAAGAGCTGTTTCTACTTCTAGTGGTAAAATCTTAAAAACAGTATATGTGTCTAAAACTATTCTGTCGCAAGCATTAGATGCAAATTTCTTTAGGTATATAAAATTTAAAAGATTGCTTGAAGCCGAAACTGGTTTTACTAAGAATGAACCTGCTCAAATGGCAGTGTCAGAAGCAATAGAGAAAGCAGTAGAATCTTTAATTGTAGAAGGAATTGAAGATAAATTATGGGCCGTTAATGCAGAATCAGACGCTGTAAATACGCTAATAGAAAAATACAAAGCAGAAAAATATGAAGCACAAAATACGGCCTTGTATGATCGATATTTTAAAGAAAGAAGAGCTAAGATCTCTGCGTTTTTAAAAGGAGGAACCGCTTTAGTGAGTGGAGATTATAATAACCCAGAGCTTACCTATTCTGCAAAGATTGGAGCTAGATGGTATTTTAATCCATATCTTAATGTTAATGCAAGTATTAATAAATTTGAACTTACTAATCAAAACGCATTCTCTAAAGGGTTTAATGCTTTTGATCTTAATACAGAATTAAGTCTTTTGCCTTTTGATAAATTGTCTCCTTTCTTATTCGGAGGAGTGGGAGTTGTGAATAATGATGATTTTGATACTACATTATTTAAATTTCAATACGGAGGTGGAGTAGAATATTTAATTTCTGATAAAATAGGTATTTCTGTTGGAGCTACTCATAACTTGGTTCTTAGTGATGAATTAGATGGTGTAGTTCAAGGAAAACGAGACGATCAATATTTTAATTTTTCTTTTGGATTAAATTGGTATTTTGGAAGCCCTGTAAAGGCGAATAGAAAATCAAGATTACAAAAACAAGAGAGAAATGTAGAATTACGTGAGTTAAGAAAAAGAAATAGAGAAATTAGAAAAGAAGGTATAATCCTAGAAGATAAAAACAAATAG
- a CDS encoding CsgE family curli-type amyloid fiber assembly protein, with protein MKLKLVILATLFFQVSIAQFTNTDVVAKIKTVTIDDVISVVATATNTTEVHKSLQYTISVFRTDVDNNISKTNQEGRFTLEANENKELSRGSISVDESDKIVLLLLIYEEDKIIGKDRLAFNEKNNQEPKKAEEDISSDDGIELKGIVIEETKTKPGRDFYEFFYASYTLNQINGNKVVGVYEKLSFGRSTIIQVKIEDNVIHEFIGKPDLEYLEQMSKIAIRKVYKYFKDLKKQKNDIFQY; from the coding sequence ATGAAGCTTAAACTTGTCATACTTGCAACTTTATTTTTTCAGGTTTCAATTGCACAATTCACAAATACTGATGTAGTTGCCAAAATAAAAACAGTGACTATTGATGATGTGATTTCTGTGGTTGCTACCGCTACTAATACTACAGAAGTACACAAAAGTTTGCAATACACTATTTCTGTTTTTAGAACAGATGTAGATAATAATATATCTAAAACTAATCAAGAAGGAAGATTTACTCTAGAAGCGAATGAAAATAAAGAGCTCTCACGAGGGTCGATTAGTGTCGATGAGAGTGATAAAATAGTATTGCTCTTATTAATCTATGAAGAAGATAAGATTATAGGCAAAGATAGATTAGCATTTAATGAAAAAAATAATCAGGAGCCTAAAAAAGCGGAAGAAGATATCTCATCTGATGATGGAATAGAGTTAAAAGGAATAGTAATAGAAGAAACTAAAACCAAGCCCGGAAGAGATTTCTATGAATTTTTCTATGCTTCATATACATTAAATCAAATAAATGGTAATAAGGTTGTAGGAGTGTATGAAAAATTAAGCTTTGGTCGTAGTACTATTATTCAAGTAAAAATAGAGGATAATGTCATTCACGAATTTATAGGAAAACCAGATTTGGAATATTTAGAACAAATGTCGAAAATTGCAATTCGAAAAGTATATAAATATTTTAAGGATTTAAAAAAACAGAAGAACGATATTTTTCAGTATTAA
- a CDS encoding curli production assembly/transport component CsgF, whose amino-acid sequence MKSTLITLFLVFSMYNFSFGQDLVYKPVNPAFGGDTFNYQWLLSSAEAQNKFTDPTDSRDQRSDVERFTENLNNQLLSQISRTLFTEQFGEGGLTEGTYSFGSLFIEIFPSGEGLVINILDTSTGDQSQVIIPN is encoded by the coding sequence ATGAAATCAACTTTAATAACGCTTTTTCTTGTTTTTTCGATGTATAACTTTTCTTTTGGGCAAGATTTAGTGTATAAGCCTGTAAATCCTGCTTTTGGAGGAGATACATTTAATTATCAATGGCTCCTTAGTTCTGCTGAAGCTCAGAATAAATTCACAGACCCTACTGATTCAAGAGATCAAAGGTCTGATGTAGAAAGATTCACAGAGAACCTGAATAATCAGTTATTAAGCCAAATATCAAGAACACTATTTACTGAACAATTTGGAGAAGGTGGTCTTACTGAAGGAACATATAGTTTTGGATCATTATTTATAGAAATTTTCCCTTCTGGAGAAGGGTTAGTAATCAATATTTTGGATACAAGCACTGGAGACCAATCCCAAGTAATAATTCCTAACTAA
- a CDS encoding carboxypeptidase-like regulatory domain-containing protein: MKKIIIRIISVFVILATASCSEDTIDSEGLGSVKGKVVKKGTNEPLENVKISTNPGSSTVFTDKEGVYHLKNVPSGDYSLSGQRDGLLAVFEAITILTDKELEVVLEMDIATATNRPPEAATLVTPIDNAVDQPLEVKLVWSAKDPDQDKLTYKVSLRNEENSNVEVFENITDTTYTVSGLSFSTKYFWQVSSNDDINDPVNSTTFAFTTTGPPNNRIVYTKLVGGNSVIYSADESGGTEIVLTSESKNSFRPRRNATTQKIAFLQSVGSQTHLFIMNQDGSQIKQITSTVGVSGFNLEEIDFSWDANGAKLLFPNQNKLYSINIDGSGLSLIYQTTGDLITEVDKNESTGITAIKTNNLDGYGVQIFTIDGAGVVQNTVLTGQNGAAGSINLSVDGTKLLYSRDMSGAENPNYRQLDSRVFIYDFGTTVSTDLSTDKTAGTNDLDARFSPNEASIIFVNTSNDGISEENILTVPIADLDGRTTVIQKAAMPDWE, translated from the coding sequence GTGAAAAAAATTATCATAAGAATAATAAGTGTTTTTGTAATTTTGGCTACAGCTTCTTGTAGTGAAGATACTATTGATTCTGAAGGTTTAGGATCTGTTAAAGGAAAAGTAGTTAAAAAAGGAACTAACGAGCCTTTAGAAAATGTAAAAATATCAACAAACCCTGGGTCAAGTACTGTTTTTACAGATAAAGAAGGAGTCTATCATTTAAAGAATGTGCCCTCAGGAGATTATTCTCTTTCTGGTCAACGAGATGGACTACTAGCAGTTTTCGAAGCGATTACAATATTAACAGATAAAGAGCTTGAAGTAGTTCTCGAAATGGATATAGCAACAGCTACTAATCGCCCACCCGAAGCTGCAACTTTAGTAACACCTATAGATAATGCTGTCGACCAGCCATTAGAAGTTAAATTGGTATGGAGTGCCAAAGATCCTGATCAAGATAAACTTACCTACAAAGTAAGTTTAAGGAATGAAGAAAATTCTAATGTAGAAGTTTTTGAAAATATTACAGACACAACATATACCGTATCTGGACTTTCTTTTAGTACAAAATATTTCTGGCAAGTAAGTTCTAATGATGATATTAATGATCCGGTTAATAGTACAACCTTTGCTTTTACAACTACAGGGCCACCAAACAATAGGATTGTGTATACAAAACTAGTTGGCGGTAACAGTGTTATTTATTCAGCAGATGAGAGTGGAGGAACAGAAATAGTGCTTACTTCTGAATCAAAAAATAGTTTTAGACCTAGAAGAAATGCTACTACTCAAAAAATTGCTTTTTTACAATCAGTTGGCTCTCAAACTCATTTGTTTATAATGAACCAGGATGGTTCACAAATAAAACAAATTACCTCTACCGTTGGAGTTTCTGGATTTAACCTTGAAGAAATAGATTTTTCATGGGATGCTAACGGTGCGAAATTGTTATTTCCTAATCAGAATAAATTATATTCCATTAATATAGATGGAAGCGGTTTGAGTTTAATATATCAAACTACGGGTGATTTGATTACCGAAGTAGATAAAAATGAAAGTACAGGGATAACTGCTATAAAAACGAATAATTTAGATGGATACGGAGTGCAAATTTTTACCATTGATGGAGCAGGAGTGGTTCAAAATACGGTGCTCACAGGCCAAAATGGTGCTGCCGGTAGTATCAATTTGTCTGTAGACGGCACTAAATTGTTATACAGCAGAGATATGTCTGGAGCAGAAAACCCCAATTATCGTCAATTAGATTCTCGTGTGTTCATCTATGATTTTGGTACTACGGTAAGTACAGATCTGTCTACAGATAAAACAGCTGGGACTAATGATCTGGATGCCCGTTTTTCACCAAACGAAGCCAGTATAATTTTTGTAAACACCTCGAATGATGGTATTTCTGAAGAAAATATCCTGACTGTCCCCATTGCTGATTTAGATGGAAGAACTACTGTAATACAAAAAGCGGCAATGCCAGATTGGGAATAA
- a CDS encoding AIR synthase related protein, protein MSQEVSKRYAQRGVSASKEDVHSAIKNIDKGLFPKAFCKIVPDHLTGDQDYCLIMHADGAGTKSSLAYMYWKETGDVSVWKGIAQDALIMNIDDLLCVGATDNIMLSSTIGRNKNLIPGEVISAIINGTEELLKELKGFGVEIHSTGGETADVGDLVRTIIVDSTVTARMKRKDVIDNANIKAGDVIVGLASFGQASYEKEYNGGMGSNGLTSARHDVFSKTLAEKYPESFDPSVPSDLVYSGKTNLTDAVENAPIDAGKLVLSPTRTYAPIIKKILAKFDKETIHGMVHCSGGAQTKILHFIDNLHIVKDNLFDVPPLFKLIQENSGTDWKEMYQVFNMGHRMELYVSPEIAEEIISISKSFNVDAQIVGRVEASEEKKLTIKSEFGTYVY, encoded by the coding sequence ATGAGTCAAGAAGTAAGTAAACGCTATGCGCAACGTGGAGTTTCTGCGTCCAAAGAAGATGTACATAGTGCGATTAAAAACATTGATAAAGGACTTTTTCCAAAGGCATTTTGCAAAATTGTACCAGATCATTTAACCGGTGATCAAGATTATTGTTTGATTATGCATGCCGATGGAGCAGGAACCAAATCTTCTCTGGCATATATGTATTGGAAAGAAACCGGGGACGTATCCGTATGGAAAGGAATTGCTCAAGATGCACTAATCATGAATATTGATGATTTATTATGTGTGGGGGCAACCGATAATATAATGTTGTCTTCTACTATTGGAAGAAATAAAAACCTGATCCCGGGCGAAGTGATATCTGCAATCATTAACGGAACCGAAGAATTACTTAAAGAACTTAAGGGTTTTGGAGTTGAAATCCATTCTACAGGCGGAGAAACTGCCGATGTTGGAGATCTGGTACGAACGATTATTGTGGATTCTACAGTAACTGCCCGAATGAAGCGTAAAGATGTAATTGATAATGCAAATATAAAGGCAGGTGATGTAATTGTAGGGTTGGCTTCTTTTGGGCAGGCCAGTTACGAAAAAGAATATAATGGTGGTATGGGGAGTAATGGTTTAACATCTGCCCGCCATGACGTGTTTAGTAAAACTCTTGCAGAAAAATATCCAGAAAGCTTCGATCCCTCTGTACCTTCAGACTTGGTGTACTCTGGTAAAACAAATTTAACAGATGCTGTTGAAAATGCACCGATTGATGCCGGTAAATTAGTGTTGTCACCTACCAGAACATATGCTCCTATTATTAAAAAGATATTAGCAAAATTTGATAAAGAAACCATTCACGGAATGGTACATTGCAGTGGTGGTGCTCAAACCAAGATTCTGCATTTTATAGACAATCTGCATATTGTAAAAGATAACTTATTTGATGTTCCTCCGCTATTCAAATTAATTCAGGAAAATTCTGGAACAGATTGGAAAGAAATGTACCAGGTGTTTAATATGGGACATCGTATGGAGCTATATGTTTCTCCGGAAATAGCAGAAGAAATCATATCAATTTCAAAAAGTTTTAATGTGGATGCTCAAATAGTTGGTCGTGTCGAGGCCTCTGAAGAGAAGAAACTTACCATCAAAAGTGAGTTTGGAACTTATGTCTATTAA